One segment of Aquimarina sp. BL5 DNA contains the following:
- a CDS encoding CoA-binding protein has translation MFKKTLVLGASLKSNRYSNLAIHRLVNHKQSVVAIGLREGEVSGIKIETDLIDFDDIDTITLYLNPARQQQYYEYIVSLQPKRVIFNPGTENPEFYSILKQANIEAEVACTLVLLSTNQY, from the coding sequence ATGTTTAAAAAGACCTTGGTGTTAGGAGCTTCCTTAAAATCTAATCGATATTCTAATCTAGCTATTCATAGACTGGTAAATCATAAACAAAGTGTCGTTGCGATTGGTCTTCGAGAAGGAGAAGTTTCTGGGATTAAAATAGAGACTGATTTAATTGATTTTGATGATATTGATACTATTACGTTATATCTTAATCCTGCACGTCAGCAGCAGTATTATGAATATATAGTAAGTCTTCAACCGAAAAGAGTCATTTTTAATCCGGGAACTGAAAATCCTGAATTTTATAGTATCCTGAAGCAAGCTAATATTGAAGCTGAGGTAGCTTGTACTTTAGTATTACTTTCTACGAATCAATATTAA
- a CDS encoding TonB-dependent receptor domain-containing protein yields the protein MKTINLLGQYTGPKLILLFLSLCCTIATAQPNNDAIVGTVTGKVIDKGLNQPIPYATIIINDGAEKLISGGITKDDGTFLITDVPKGNYTLKIQFIGYTSYTQPIEISRKSKDIDVGVISLEEEAQALDDVTIIAERTTIEQKIDRKVINIGKDLTTTGGTAAEIMQNIPSVNVDQDGNIALRGNPNVQILIDGKPTNISPTQLLKQIPSTSIKSVELITNPSAKYNPEGMSGIINIVLRKNANIGFNGNINLGVNWDKNARFNSSIDLNYRSGKINVYGNYGANITKNLNQGFVFRGDQNYRTDFRFRDNNKSHLFKVGFDYYINDQNTISFYTNQNLFDGATAGTTDILFFDTPEGNIFQDLINNNNNLGSTYNFDYKHDFKKEGHNIELEVDYNVFDGDSDDDFNFIGGSTLDYNDILNNERTNTTINLDYINPLSEKAKLELGYEGRLRRTDNEYQSTLFDDSKYQYDRDIHALYATYGKNYEKWSYQVGARLESYQVEAIFNDEKVFEDDIFTIYPSAYLSYTPGEKNSYQLSYSRRVDRPGLNQVNPIREWSTPRITSRGNPELDPQFTNSIELNYTRKLKGGSITAGTFYRLINDEINQTLLADPTVEEGQILTFENFDNNSAYGIEVSSNYRPTKWWNFNASFDLYAQTQKGIVEDVVEVNGMNEIIQVSSEVDAVVYNFRMNNNFKATKNLTFQLFGFYRGEQEGIQFKTKPFYFVNTGARYNFLQGKATASINFNDIFNTMRFRFSGDFPFEQNGEFQGETRTIFLGLSYRFGSGKNRKVSRKRRDKNEKSGGGIL from the coding sequence ATGAAAACAATCAATCTACTTGGCCAGTATACTGGTCCAAAACTAATTCTCTTATTCCTATCATTATGTTGCACGATAGCAACAGCACAACCCAATAACGATGCAATTGTAGGTACAGTAACAGGAAAAGTAATCGATAAAGGGCTTAACCAACCTATACCTTACGCCACTATTATTATTAATGATGGGGCTGAAAAATTAATCAGTGGTGGTATTACAAAAGATGATGGAACTTTTTTAATTACAGATGTTCCAAAAGGAAATTATACTTTAAAAATACAGTTCATCGGATATACTAGTTATACACAACCTATTGAAATTTCTAGAAAAAGTAAGGATATAGATGTAGGTGTCATTTCTTTAGAAGAAGAAGCCCAAGCATTAGACGATGTCACTATTATTGCAGAACGAACGACAATCGAGCAAAAAATCGACAGAAAGGTTATTAATATCGGAAAAGACCTAACAACTACAGGAGGTACTGCCGCTGAAATTATGCAAAATATTCCATCAGTAAATGTAGATCAAGATGGTAATATTGCATTGCGTGGCAATCCCAATGTACAAATATTAATAGATGGTAAACCAACCAATATTTCCCCAACACAATTATTGAAACAAATTCCTTCTACTTCTATTAAATCTGTAGAGTTAATTACCAATCCATCTGCTAAATACAATCCAGAAGGAATGAGCGGTATTATTAATATTGTATTACGAAAAAATGCCAATATCGGATTTAATGGAAACATAAATCTAGGCGTAAATTGGGATAAAAATGCTCGATTTAATAGTTCTATTGATCTAAATTACAGAAGTGGCAAGATCAATGTGTATGGAAATTATGGTGCAAATATTACAAAAAACTTAAATCAAGGTTTTGTTTTTAGAGGAGATCAAAATTATAGAACTGATTTTCGTTTTCGGGATAATAACAAATCCCATTTGTTTAAGGTCGGATTCGATTATTATATCAACGATCAGAATACAATATCCTTTTACACCAATCAAAATTTATTTGATGGTGCCACTGCTGGAACAACAGATATCCTGTTTTTTGACACACCAGAAGGAAACATTTTTCAAGATCTTATAAATAACAATAATAATCTTGGGTCTACGTATAACTTTGATTATAAGCATGATTTTAAAAAAGAAGGTCATAACATAGAACTAGAAGTTGATTACAATGTGTTCGATGGAGATAGCGACGATGATTTTAACTTTATTGGAGGATCTACATTAGATTATAATGATATATTAAATAATGAAAGGACAAACACAACAATCAACTTAGATTATATAAATCCTTTATCAGAAAAGGCAAAACTAGAACTAGGGTATGAAGGTCGATTAAGACGAACTGATAACGAATATCAATCTACCTTGTTTGACGATTCTAAGTATCAATACGACAGAGATATTCATGCACTATACGCTACTTATGGAAAGAACTATGAGAAGTGGTCTTATCAAGTTGGAGCAAGACTGGAAAGCTATCAAGTAGAAGCAATTTTTAATGATGAAAAAGTATTTGAAGATGATATTTTCACAATTTATCCATCTGCATACCTAAGCTATACTCCAGGTGAAAAGAATAGCTATCAATTAAGTTATAGTCGAAGAGTAGATAGACCAGGATTAAATCAGGTTAATCCAATTAGAGAATGGAGTACCCCAAGAATTACTTCTAGAGGAAATCCTGAATTAGATCCCCAATTCACAAACTCAATTGAGTTAAATTATACTCGTAAACTAAAAGGAGGCTCTATCACGGCCGGAACCTTTTATCGTTTGATAAATGACGAAATTAATCAGACTTTATTAGCTGATCCAACTGTAGAGGAAGGTCAGATACTTACTTTTGAAAATTTTGATAATAATTCTGCTTATGGAATTGAGGTTTCCAGTAATTATCGTCCAACAAAATGGTGGAATTTTAATGCAAGTTTTGATCTCTATGCACAAACGCAAAAAGGTATTGTAGAAGACGTAGTAGAAGTTAATGGAATGAATGAAATCATTCAAGTATCTAGTGAAGTGGATGCTGTTGTTTATAATTTTAGAATGAATAATAATTTTAAAGCTACCAAAAACTTAACATTTCAATTATTCGGGTTTTACAGAGGTGAGCAAGAAGGAATTCAATTTAAAACAAAGCCATTCTATTTCGTGAATACTGGAGCGCGTTATAATTTCTTACAAGGGAAAGCAACTGCAAGTATTAATTTTAACGATATTTTTAATACAATGCGCTTTAGGTTTTCTGGAGATTTTCCGTTCGAACAAAATGGAGAATTTCAGGGAGAAACACGAACAATTTTTCTTGGATTATCATATCGCTTTGGTAGTGGAAAGAACAGAAAAGTTTCCAGAAAAAGAAGAGATAAAAATGAAAAATCCGGTGGAGGGATACTTTAG
- a CDS encoding 3-oxoacyl-ACP synthase III family protein translates to MYTSKVTGLGSYVPENVVTNDDLSKVMDTNDAWIQERTGIKERRHIKKGDGNSTSVMGVKAAKIAIERAKLTKDDIDLIIFATLSPDMYFPGGGVRVQDMMDMSTIPALDVRNQCSGFVYALSVGDQFIKTGMYKNVLIIGSENHSGGLDMTTRGRGVSVIFGDGAGAMVLSRNEKEDGSGVLSTHLHSEGAHAKELSLEGPSTEHWVPEIIEENNQENIPYYPYMNGQFVFKNAVVRFSEVINEGLQKNNLTATDINMLIPHQANLRISQFVQKQFRLSDDHVYNNIQRYGNTTAASIPIALTEAWEEGKIKEGDVVVLAAFGSGFTWGSAIIKW, encoded by the coding sequence ATGTATACTTCAAAAGTAACAGGATTAGGTAGCTATGTTCCTGAAAACGTTGTAACTAATGATGATCTTTCTAAAGTAATGGATACCAATGATGCCTGGATCCAAGAACGTACCGGTATAAAAGAAAGACGCCATATTAAAAAAGGAGATGGAAATAGTACTTCTGTTATGGGGGTAAAAGCGGCAAAAATAGCTATAGAAAGAGCAAAGTTAACAAAAGATGATATAGATCTTATCATTTTTGCAACATTGAGTCCGGATATGTATTTCCCAGGAGGAGGAGTTAGAGTTCAGGATATGATGGATATGAGTACCATACCAGCACTTGATGTCCGTAACCAATGTAGCGGATTCGTATATGCATTATCTGTAGGAGATCAGTTTATTAAAACGGGGATGTATAAGAACGTTTTGATTATAGGTAGTGAAAATCATAGTGGAGGACTTGATATGACTACAAGGGGTAGAGGAGTTTCTGTGATATTCGGTGATGGAGCAGGAGCAATGGTGTTATCGAGAAATGAAAAAGAAGATGGAAGTGGTGTATTATCTACACATTTACATAGTGAAGGAGCGCATGCTAAGGAATTATCATTAGAAGGACCAAGCACAGAGCATTGGGTTCCTGAGATTATAGAAGAAAACAACCAGGAAAATATACCTTATTACCCATACATGAATGGTCAATTTGTATTTAAGAATGCAGTAGTGCGCTTTTCTGAAGTTATCAATGAAGGATTACAGAAAAACAATCTTACTGCTACGGATATTAATATGTTAATACCGCATCAGGCTAATCTTAGAATTTCTCAATTTGTGCAAAAGCAATTTAGACTTTCGGATGATCATGTATACAATAATATTCAACGATATGGTAATACTACCGCGGCTTCAATTCCAATTGCTTTAACAGAGGCTTGGGAAGAAGGAAAAATTAAAGAAGGTGATGTAGTCGTATTGGCAGCTTTTGGAAGTGGTTTTACTTGGGGGAGTGCAATTATTAAGTGGTAG
- a CDS encoding T9SS type A sorting domain-containing protein: MKNNLDMNTQSILQNNLEKALDSTFSIYLNQLLNTIYIDLDKEDANVSYSIYDKKGKMIKTKCNLSRRNTLSLTSFPSGVYTVEVSDNIHKITKQILKF, from the coding sequence ATGAAAAATAATTTAGATATGAATACACAATCAATACTTCAGAATAATTTAGAAAAAGCTTTAGATTCTACATTTTCTATATATTTAAACCAATTGTTAAATACGATTTATATCGATCTGGATAAGGAAGATGCTAACGTATCTTATTCGATATATGATAAGAAAGGAAAAATGATTAAAACCAAATGTAACTTATCCAGAAGGAATACTTTGTCCTTAACCTCTTTCCCTTCTGGAGTGTATACAGTTGAGGTTTCAGATAATATACATAAAATTACCAAGCAGATATTAAAGTTTTAA
- a CDS encoding AarF/ABC1/UbiB kinase family protein, which translates to MKTIDKIPTTKIGRTTELVKTGVKVGGNYLKYYSKKAINPNTTRDQLNENNAADIYDGLKNLKGSALKVAQMLSMEKNILPNAYVEKFSLAQFSVPPLSAPLVRRTFKKYHGKYPEDLYDTFATQSVNAASIGQVHKASKDGKKLAVKIQYPGVADSISSDLAMVKPIAIRMFNLKGKDSDKYFQELEGKLLEETDYVLEVQQSKEITGACSRIPNLTFPKYYEELSSKRIITMDWMDGVHLSEFAKQNTDQEKANKIGQALWDFYMYQMHILKAVHADPHPGNFLVDKDDNLIAIDFGCVKKVPLEFYTPYFELAEKENIEDPDFFALKMFELEILREDDSPEERAFFSELFHEMLSLFTTPFQMEIFDFADEKFWGAITELSEKYSKDTELRKMNGNRGSKHFLYINRTFFGLYNLLHDLGATIRVKNFEKYL; encoded by the coding sequence ATGAAGACTATAGATAAAATACCAACTACAAAAATAGGAAGGACAACAGAGCTGGTTAAGACGGGTGTTAAGGTAGGTGGAAATTATCTTAAATACTATAGTAAAAAAGCTATTAATCCTAATACTACTAGAGATCAGCTTAATGAGAATAATGCTGCTGATATCTATGATGGATTAAAAAACCTAAAAGGTAGCGCGCTAAAAGTAGCGCAAATGCTTTCGATGGAGAAAAATATATTACCTAATGCGTATGTAGAGAAATTTTCTTTAGCGCAATTTAGTGTTCCTCCATTGTCTGCACCATTAGTTAGAAGAACATTCAAAAAATATCACGGAAAGTATCCGGAAGATTTATATGATACGTTTGCAACTCAATCTGTTAACGCCGCTAGTATCGGACAGGTACATAAGGCATCTAAAGACGGGAAAAAACTTGCTGTGAAAATTCAATATCCTGGAGTTGCAGACAGTATAAGTTCTGATTTGGCGATGGTAAAACCCATCGCCATCAGAATGTTTAATTTAAAAGGTAAAGATTCTGATAAATATTTTCAGGAATTGGAAGGAAAGCTTTTAGAAGAGACAGATTATGTTTTAGAAGTACAACAAAGTAAAGAAATAACTGGAGCTTGTTCCAGAATCCCTAATCTTACTTTTCCTAAGTATTATGAAGAATTATCCAGCAAACGTATTATTACGATGGATTGGATGGATGGTGTTCACCTTAGTGAATTCGCTAAGCAAAATACAGATCAGGAAAAAGCCAATAAAATAGGACAGGCGCTTTGGGATTTTTATATGTATCAAATGCATATCCTCAAAGCAGTTCATGCAGATCCACATCCTGGTAACTTCTTAGTCGATAAGGATGATAATTTAATAGCAATAGATTTTGGCTGTGTAAAGAAAGTTCCGTTAGAGTTTTATACTCCTTATTTTGAATTGGCTGAAAAAGAAAACATAGAGGACCCCGATTTTTTTGCCCTGAAAATGTTTGAGTTGGAAATACTTCGAGAAGATGATTCTCCAGAAGAAAGAGCTTTCTTCTCGGAGTTATTCCACGAGATGTTAAGTCTTTTTACTACTCCTTTTCAGATGGAAATATTTGATTTTGCAGATGAAAAGTTCTGGGGAGCAATAACAGAATTGAGTGAAAAATATTCTAAAGACACAGAGCTGAGAAAAATGAATGGTAATAGAGGCAGTAAACACTTCTTGTATATCAACAGAACATTTTTTGGTTTGTATAACTTATTACACGATCTAGGAGCAACAATTCGTGTTAAAAATTTCGAAAAGTACCTTTAG
- a CDS encoding TetR family transcriptional regulator C-terminal domain-containing protein encodes MASPKKKQTIDSHYIITNYMNYALEHDSYPKSVFKFCKESKIKEEEFYSFFGSLDSVNKRIWNTFFSTTIDAMNSNEEYDKLSSKDKMLTFFYTFFELLTLNRSYVLFALKYHEMPLKNMGQLKGLRKHIKDFAKELIEVDNDDKMFRIAKNPVAVYSEGAWLQFLFLLKFWMDDESAGFEKTDIAIEKSVNTIFDLFDNTPLSSVLDFGKFLWKEKTMWN; translated from the coding sequence ATGGCCTCTCCAAAAAAGAAACAGACAATTGATAGTCATTATATCATTACGAATTATATGAATTACGCTTTAGAGCACGATTCTTATCCTAAATCGGTATTTAAGTTCTGCAAAGAATCTAAAATAAAAGAAGAAGAATTTTATAGTTTCTTCGGTAGTTTAGATAGTGTGAATAAAAGAATTTGGAATACTTTTTTTAGTACTACTATAGATGCAATGAATAGTAACGAAGAGTACGATAAATTATCTAGTAAAGATAAAATGCTCACTTTCTTTTACACATTTTTTGAGTTATTAACGCTAAATCGTAGTTATGTGTTATTTGCTTTAAAGTATCACGAAATGCCTCTAAAGAATATGGGTCAGTTAAAAGGACTTCGAAAACATATTAAAGATTTCGCCAAAGAACTTATTGAGGTAGATAATGACGATAAAATGTTTCGAATTGCGAAAAATCCTGTTGCGGTATATTCAGAAGGTGCTTGGTTACAGTTTTTATTTCTTTTAAAATTTTGGATGGACGATGAATCTGCTGGATTCGAAAAAACTGACATTGCAATAGAGAAATCTGTTAATACAATATTTGATTTATTTGATAATACGCCACTGAGTAGTGTTTTGGATTTTGGAAAATTTCTTTGGAAAGAAAAGACAATGTGGAATTAA
- the htpG gene encoding molecular chaperone HtpG, which yields MATGSINVSVENIFPLIKKFLYSDHEIFLRELISNATDATLKLKHLTNIGEAKVEYGDPRIEVKIDKENKLLHIIDQGIGMTAEEVEKYINQVAFSGAEEFLEKYKDSAKDSGIIGHFGLGFYSAFMVANKVEIITKSYTDAPAAHWTCDGSPTYTIEAHDKTERGTEIILHIGEDDTEFLEESRISELLVKYNKFMPVSIKFGTKTETLPKPEGAKEEDPAPTQEVDNIINNPNPAWTKQPADLKDEDYKGFYRELYPMQFEEPLFNIHLNVDYPFNLTGILYFPKLGQDMNMQKDKIQLYQNQVFVTDNVEGIVPEFLTMLRGVIDSPDIPLNVSRSYLQADGAVKKISSYITRKVADKLNSLFKNDREDFEKKWNDIKVVIEYGMLSEDKFFEKADKFALYPTVDGTYFTFEELQEKIKENQTDKDNKLVVLYASDKDEQHAYIASAKDKGYEVLLLDSPIVSHLIQKLETSKENISFVRVDGDHIDNLIKKDEETISKLSDEEKDALKVDLEKVIPADKYTVQLEAMDSNASPFIITQPEFMRRMKEMQQTGGGGMNMFGNMPEMYNLIVNTNHELIGQIKDTKTDKKKERLIKQSLDLARLSQNLLKGEELTEFVKRSFEMIK from the coding sequence ATGGCAACAGGAAGTATTAATGTATCAGTAGAAAACATTTTTCCTTTGATTAAAAAATTCTTGTATTCTGATCATGAGATCTTTTTACGAGAGTTAATATCTAACGCAACAGATGCGACTCTAAAACTAAAACATTTAACGAATATTGGTGAAGCTAAGGTAGAATATGGCGATCCTAGGATTGAAGTTAAAATTGACAAAGAAAATAAACTCCTGCATATCATTGATCAAGGGATTGGTATGACAGCGGAAGAGGTTGAAAAATATATCAATCAGGTAGCTTTTTCTGGTGCTGAAGAATTCTTAGAGAAATATAAAGACAGCGCGAAAGATTCTGGAATTATTGGACATTTTGGTTTAGGGTTCTACTCGGCATTTATGGTGGCTAATAAAGTAGAAATTATTACAAAATCATATACAGACGCACCAGCAGCACACTGGACTTGTGATGGCTCTCCTACTTATACAATAGAAGCCCACGATAAAACTGAAAGAGGAACAGAAATCATCCTACATATTGGAGAAGATGATACAGAATTCCTTGAAGAAAGTAGAATCAGTGAATTATTGGTAAAATATAATAAGTTTATGCCCGTTTCGATTAAATTCGGAACTAAAACAGAAACATTACCAAAACCAGAAGGAGCTAAAGAAGAAGATCCAGCACCTACTCAGGAAGTAGATAACATCATAAACAATCCTAATCCGGCTTGGACTAAACAACCTGCTGATCTAAAAGATGAAGATTATAAAGGTTTTTATAGAGAGTTGTATCCAATGCAGTTCGAAGAGCCTTTATTTAATATCCACCTTAACGTAGATTATCCATTTAACCTTACAGGGATTTTATATTTCCCTAAGCTTGGACAGGATATGAATATGCAAAAGGATAAAATTCAATTATATCAAAATCAAGTTTTCGTAACGGATAATGTAGAAGGTATTGTTCCTGAATTTTTAACAATGCTTCGTGGTGTTATTGATTCTCCTGACATTCCGTTAAATGTTTCTAGATCTTATTTACAAGCAGATGGTGCTGTAAAGAAAATCTCTAGTTATATCACACGTAAAGTGGCGGATAAACTGAATTCTTTATTCAAAAATGATAGAGAAGATTTTGAAAAGAAATGGAATGATATTAAAGTAGTGATCGAATATGGAATGCTTTCTGAAGATAAGTTCTTCGAAAAAGCTGATAAATTTGCATTATACCCTACTGTTGATGGCACCTATTTCACTTTTGAAGAATTACAGGAAAAAATAAAAGAAAATCAAACAGATAAAGATAATAAACTAGTTGTCTTATATGCTTCTGATAAAGATGAGCAACATGCATATATCGCTTCGGCAAAAGATAAAGGATACGAAGTATTATTGCTAGATTCACCGATTGTTTCGCATCTGATCCAGAAACTAGAAACTAGTAAAGAAAATATTTCTTTTGTTCGTGTAGATGGTGATCATATCGATAACCTGATTAAAAAAGACGAGGAAACTATTTCTAAACTATCAGATGAAGAAAAAGATGCGTTAAAAGTTGATCTAGAAAAAGTGATTCCTGCTGATAAATATACGGTTCAGTTAGAAGCTATGGATAGTAATGCTTCTCCGTTTATAATTACACAACCAGAGTTTATGCGTCGTATGAAAGAGATGCAGCAAACTGGCGGCGGTGGAATGAATATGTTTGGTAATATGCCAGAGATGTACAATCTAATTGTGAATACAAATCATGAGTTGATTGGACAAATTAAAGACACTAAAACCGATAAAAAGAAGGAGCGCTTGATAAAGCAATCACTGGATTTAGCAAGATTATCACAGAATTTACTTAAAGGTGAAGAATTGACTGAATTTGTAAAACGTAGTTTTGAGATGATTAAATAA
- a CDS encoding response regulator transcription factor — translation MRNTIYLFVLILSVCFKTNGQEIVSGYLHLENSENWEQKVNLSKVQLNGKANGHTYIPIASSVLSKEGYFSFDQKWFDNKDHIYRIHVNPIKSISRRTGLAKNSKLFILSKNDSIYFKKGTSPFDSYTTNNKAHKEWEQLKKFESKFESLHDDFDTEKYLLRTKGYVKDSLQILLVKLISIKKLDDKKLLEKDIKENTAYYTSLLKELKSSEIDPALFLYLENKLSLVYLENTDEKYSISVVLNGIAGLVITFLVLLIFRRRRNRNNNDLVPLSKQENTIKELIISGKSNKEIANELFISINTVKTHISNIYSKLHITSRKELLLKK, via the coding sequence ATGAGGAATACAATTTATCTTTTCGTACTTATACTATCAGTTTGTTTTAAAACAAATGGACAAGAAATCGTTTCGGGTTATTTACACTTGGAAAACTCTGAGAATTGGGAGCAAAAAGTAAATTTAAGCAAAGTACAATTAAACGGTAAGGCTAATGGACATACCTATATACCTATTGCTTCTTCCGTTCTTTCTAAAGAAGGATACTTCTCTTTTGATCAAAAATGGTTTGATAACAAAGATCACATATATAGAATTCATGTAAATCCAATTAAATCAATATCAAGACGCACAGGTCTTGCTAAAAATTCTAAGTTATTTATTTTATCAAAAAATGACTCCATTTATTTTAAAAAAGGAACATCACCATTTGATTCCTATACTACCAATAATAAGGCTCACAAGGAATGGGAACAACTAAAAAAATTCGAATCTAAATTTGAAAGTCTACACGACGATTTTGATACGGAAAAGTACTTACTTAGAACCAAAGGATATGTAAAAGACTCCTTGCAAATTCTTCTGGTAAAATTAATAAGTATTAAAAAACTTGATGATAAGAAATTACTAGAAAAAGATATTAAAGAAAATACTGCTTATTATACCAGCTTATTAAAAGAATTAAAATCAAGTGAAATCGATCCTGCGCTATTCTTGTATCTAGAGAATAAACTTTCTTTAGTTTATTTAGAAAATACTGATGAAAAATATTCCATTAGTGTAGTACTAAATGGTATAGCTGGATTGGTTATTACATTTCTTGTTCTTTTAATTTTCAGAAGACGACGAAATCGTAATAATAATGATTTAGTGCCTTTAAGTAAACAAGAAAATACTATAAAGGAGTTAATCATTTCCGGAAAAAGCAATAAGGAAATTGCCAATGAACTGTTTATTAGCATCAACACTGTAAAAACACATATCTCCAACATTTACAGTAAATTACACATTACTAGCCGAAAAGAATTATTGTTAAAAAAATAA